A single window of Buchnera aphidicola (Aphis nasturtii) DNA harbors:
- the cyoA gene encoding ubiquinol oxidase subunit II: MIYANFNKFFKILLLTSIIFVLNSCNNVLLTSHGIIAKQEYSLIFISFIMMLFVIIPVFFMTIYFSVKYRSSNVNQIYKPNWSDSKRIEIIVWIIPILIISFLAFLTWNYCHILDPKKPISSEYNPIKINVIALDWRWLFIYPDYNIASINEIAFPTNTPVVFSITSNSVMNSFFIPSLGSQIYAMPGMVTKLNLISNDSGTYKGISSNYSGKGFSNMKFTAISLPNKKMFINWINKIKNSPKKLSTVKMFNKVSLPNENHYVEYFSNVDKTLFDKIFY; the protein is encoded by the coding sequence ATGATATATGCAAATTTTAATAAATTTTTTAAGATATTATTATTAACTTCGATTATTTTTGTATTAAATAGTTGTAATAACGTATTATTAACTTCACATGGCATAATTGCCAAACAAGAATATTCATTAATTTTCATATCATTTATAATGATGTTGTTTGTTATTATACCTGTATTTTTTATGACAATATATTTTTCAGTTAAATATCGTTCTTCTAATGTAAATCAAATATATAAACCAAACTGGTCTGACTCTAAAAGAATAGAAATAATAGTATGGATTATACCTATTTTAATAATTTCTTTTTTAGCATTTTTAACATGGAACTATTGTCATATATTAGACCCTAAAAAACCTATATCATCTGAATATAATCCTATAAAAATAAATGTTATTGCATTAGATTGGAGATGGTTGTTTATTTATCCAGATTATAATATAGCAAGTATTAACGAAATAGCATTTCCTACAAATACACCAGTGGTTTTTAGTATAACTTCTAACTCTGTTATGAATTCTTTTTTTATTCCTTCTCTCGGAAGTCAAATATATGCTATGCCTGGAATGGTAACAAAATTAAATCTAATTTCTAATGATTCAGGAACATATAAAGGAATATCTTCAAATTATAGCGGTAAAGGTTTTTCTAATATGAAATTTACTGCAATTTCATTACCAAATAAAAAAATGTTTATCAATTGGATTAACAAAATAAAAAATTCTCCAAAAAAGTTAAGTACTGTAAAAATGTTTAATAAAGTATCTTTGCCTAATGAAAATCATTATGTAGAATATTTTTCTAATGTAGATAAAACACTATTTGATAAAATATTTTATTAA